In one Vulgatibacter incomptus genomic region, the following are encoded:
- a CDS encoding Bax inhibitor-1/YccA family membrane protein, which yields MRSSNPLLKEGTFARPAGALGEAMTVHGTVNRTLILLLLVVAGAATIWGRAIADPTSGAVGGGMVIGGLGGFVIAIVTIYKRSWAPFTAPIYALLEGVFLGALSAVAEAAYPGIAIQAVALTFAVCLAILGLYRAGVLRATPVFQRVVIGATGAIALFYVVSFLIGLFGVRMPLLHSSGPVGIIFSLVIVCVAALNLVIDFDLIENGAREGAPKHMEWYCAFSLIVTLVWLYLEMLRLLSKLQRR from the coding sequence TTGCGCTCCAGCAATCCGCTGCTCAAGGAAGGAACCTTCGCCCGCCCGGCCGGCGCCCTCGGCGAGGCCATGACGGTGCACGGCACGGTGAACCGTACCCTCATCCTCCTGCTCCTCGTGGTTGCGGGCGCGGCGACCATCTGGGGCCGTGCGATCGCCGATCCCACGAGCGGGGCGGTGGGCGGCGGGATGGTGATCGGCGGCCTCGGCGGCTTCGTGATCGCGATCGTCACGATCTACAAGCGGAGCTGGGCGCCGTTCACCGCGCCGATCTATGCGCTGCTGGAGGGCGTCTTCCTCGGTGCCCTCTCCGCGGTGGCCGAGGCCGCGTATCCCGGAATCGCGATTCAGGCGGTGGCGCTCACCTTCGCCGTCTGCCTCGCGATCCTGGGGCTCTACCGCGCCGGCGTCCTTCGAGCGACGCCGGTCTTCCAGCGAGTGGTGATCGGTGCAACGGGGGCCATCGCCCTCTTCTACGTCGTCAGCTTCTTGATTGGACTGTTCGGCGTGCGGATGCCCCTTCTCCACAGCTCCGGGCCCGTGGGCATCATCTTCAGCCTGGTCATCGTCTGCGTGGCCGCGCTCAACCTCGTGATCGACTTCGACCTCATCGAGAACGGCGCGCGAGAAGGCGCTCCCAAGCACATGGAGTGGTATTGCGCCTTCTCGCTGATCGTCACCCTCGTCTGGCTCTACCTCGAGATGCTGCGCCTGCTCAGCAAGCTCCAGCGCCGGTAG
- a CDS encoding DoxX family protein, with protein sequence MASKELLLDRFRTVSWTLLRIVPAVILMQHGAQKLFGAFGGLDGSGGTVPLASLMGFAGILEFFVAALVVLGLFTCPAAFILSGEMAVGYFMAHAPKGFWPINTGGEPAVLLCFSFLAISAWGGGPFSLDGLLARRKREKKANRPVASRP encoded by the coding sequence ATGGCCTCCAAAGAGCTTCTCCTCGATCGGTTTCGAACGGTCTCGTGGACCCTCCTGCGGATCGTCCCGGCGGTGATCCTCATGCAGCACGGCGCCCAGAAGCTCTTTGGCGCTTTCGGTGGCCTCGACGGCTCCGGCGGGACCGTGCCGCTCGCTTCGTTGATGGGCTTCGCGGGAATCCTCGAGTTCTTCGTGGCTGCACTTGTCGTGCTCGGGTTGTTCACATGTCCGGCGGCCTTCATCCTCTCGGGGGAGATGGCGGTCGGCTACTTCATGGCCCATGCGCCGAAGGGCTTCTGGCCCATCAACACCGGTGGCGAGCCCGCGGTGCTGCTCTGCTTCTCCTTCCTCGCCATCTCTGCATGGGGAGGAGGGCCCTTCAGCCTCGACGGTCTCCTGGCCCGCCGCAAGCGCGAGAAAAAAGCGAACCGCCCGGTCGCCTCGCGGCCCTGA
- a CDS encoding helix-turn-helix domain-containing protein, with amino-acid sequence MPRRSTPDPLALKIGLRIRQLREDAGLSLEKLAYESELGSKGHLSDLERGLTRPTVSTLKVLADRLGVALLDLVTFPDEDERQRRIDRERASGASAPYGDGSRMEERALGLTVAEPNLEGVARELGGRIRDARLRAELSEDAVAARAGLDPPQLRAIESGVADVTVRALGRIAAAIGLDFWDLVGGR; translated from the coding sequence ATGCCACGCAGGTCGACACCAGACCCCCTCGCCCTGAAAATCGGCCTGAGAATCCGGCAGCTTCGAGAAGACGCGGGCCTGTCCCTCGAGAAGTTGGCCTACGAGAGCGAGCTGGGCTCGAAGGGGCACCTCTCCGACCTCGAGCGCGGGCTCACCCGCCCGACCGTCTCGACCCTGAAGGTTCTGGCCGATCGCCTAGGGGTCGCCCTCCTCGACCTGGTGACCTTCCCGGACGAGGACGAGCGGCAACGACGGATCGATCGCGAGCGCGCGAGCGGTGCGTCCGCTCCCTATGGTGACGGCTCCCGAATGGAGGAACGAGCGCTCGGCCTCACGGTGGCCGAGCCGAACCTCGAAGGGGTGGCGCGAGAGCTTGGGGGGCGGATCCGTGACGCCCGGCTCCGGGCCGAGCTGAGCGAAGATGCCGTCGCCGCTCGCGCGGGCCTGGACCCGCCGCAGCTCCGCGCGATCGAGAGCGGCGTCGCGGACGTCACGGTGAGGGCCCTCGGCCGCATCGCCGCAGCGATCGGGCTGGATTTCTGGGACCTCGTGGGCGGCCGGTAG
- the recJ gene encoding single-stranded-DNA-specific exonuclease RecJ: MYHAPVRWELLPEENAADGLAGDLGCHPLVAGILYRRGVRSAEEAERFLRPRLADLPDPSLLAGIEPAVARIVRAIDAGERITAYGDYDVDGVTSTTLLVSFLRACGADVDFYVPHRLEEGYGLNLEAVAHLAERGTRLLVTLDCGVTAVAEVDEAIRLGLEVVVVDHHTTPAELPRAAAILNPWQPGCTYPTRHLCAVGVTFLLCAALRRSLRARGRFAQRPEPNLKSYLDLVALGTIADVVPLTEANRLLVREGLEVLARTKRPGLQALKRVAGVEPDGAVTAGQVGFRLGPRINAAGRLDDAGKAVELLLCDDPARAERLARELDAANAERQAIERGLVDEALVLAESQPGACGLVLAGDGWHPGVVGIVASRVVSKLHRPAVVIGIDPETGVGKGSGRSISAFDLYGALSRCSEHLERYGGHKHAAGVTVARESLEDFRRAFEREAEAQLAGHDLTPVCRVDGTLRPSDVNETLCEALEALAPFGAGNPEPVLALMGVRARGRIVGGTDRGPGHLKLTLDAAPTADAIGFGMGDRLGELSGPVDLAFTLGFNEFRGERRVQLGLRDLRPTRS, from the coding sequence GTGTACCATGCGCCCGTGCGCTGGGAGCTCCTGCCAGAAGAGAACGCAGCCGATGGCCTCGCCGGAGATCTGGGCTGCCATCCGCTCGTCGCCGGCATCCTCTACCGGAGGGGCGTGCGGAGCGCCGAGGAGGCGGAGCGCTTCCTCCGGCCGCGCCTCGCCGATCTGCCGGATCCTTCGCTCCTGGCCGGCATCGAGCCCGCGGTGGCGCGGATCGTGCGGGCCATCGACGCCGGCGAGCGTATCACGGCCTACGGCGACTACGACGTCGACGGCGTCACGTCCACGACGCTGCTCGTCTCGTTCCTGCGGGCGTGCGGCGCCGACGTGGACTTCTACGTGCCCCACCGCCTGGAGGAGGGCTACGGCCTGAACCTCGAGGCCGTTGCGCACCTCGCGGAGCGGGGCACCCGCCTCCTGGTCACGCTGGACTGCGGCGTGACCGCCGTGGCCGAGGTGGACGAGGCGATCCGCCTGGGCCTCGAAGTGGTCGTGGTCGATCACCACACCACCCCCGCCGAGCTCCCCCGCGCCGCGGCGATCCTCAACCCCTGGCAGCCCGGCTGCACCTATCCCACGCGGCACCTCTGCGCGGTGGGCGTGACCTTCCTCCTCTGCGCCGCCCTCCGGCGAAGCTTGCGGGCGCGGGGCCGATTCGCCCAGAGGCCCGAGCCGAACCTCAAGAGCTACCTCGACCTGGTGGCGCTCGGCACCATCGCCGACGTGGTGCCGCTCACCGAGGCGAACCGCCTCCTCGTGCGCGAGGGCCTCGAGGTCCTCGCGCGGACGAAGCGCCCCGGCCTGCAGGCCCTGAAGCGCGTTGCGGGGGTGGAGCCCGACGGAGCGGTGACGGCAGGCCAGGTGGGCTTCCGCCTCGGCCCGCGGATCAACGCCGCCGGCCGCCTCGACGACGCGGGCAAGGCCGTGGAGCTCCTGCTCTGCGACGATCCGGCGCGGGCGGAGCGCCTCGCCCGGGAGCTGGACGCCGCCAACGCGGAGCGCCAGGCCATCGAGCGAGGTCTCGTCGACGAAGCCCTCGTTTTGGCGGAGAGCCAGCCGGGCGCCTGTGGGCTGGTCCTTGCCGGCGACGGCTGGCATCCGGGCGTCGTGGGCATCGTCGCGTCGCGCGTCGTCAGCAAGCTCCATCGGCCTGCGGTGGTCATCGGGATCGATCCCGAGACCGGAGTGGGGAAGGGGAGCGGCCGTTCCATTTCCGCCTTCGATCTCTACGGCGCGCTCTCGCGCTGCAGCGAGCACCTCGAGCGCTACGGCGGGCACAAGCACGCCGCCGGCGTCACCGTCGCCCGCGAGTCCCTGGAGGACTTCCGGCGCGCCTTCGAGCGTGAGGCCGAGGCGCAGCTCGCCGGCCACGACCTCACCCCCGTCTGCCGCGTCGACGGGACCCTCCGGCCGTCCGATGTGAACGAGACCCTCTGCGAGGCGCTGGAAGCGCTCGCTCCCTTCGGCGCAGGCAACCCGGAGCCCGTCCTCGCCCTCATGGGCGTGCGGGCGCGGGGCCGCATCGTCGGCGGCACCGATCGGGGCCCCGGCCACCTCAAGCTCACCCTCGACGCCGCCCCCACCGCCGACGCCATCGGCTTCGGCATGGGCGACCGGCTCGGCGAGCTCTCGGGCCCGGTTGATCTCGCGTTTACCCTGGGTTTCAACGAGTTCCGGGGCGAGCGCCGCGTCCAGCTCGGCCTGCGCGACCTGCGCCCGACCCGATCGTAG
- a CDS encoding YciI family protein, giving the protein MRVMVILKANQQSESGQMPSTKELAEMGAFNEELVKAGVMLDGEGLHPSVRGKRVRFAGGRTTVLDGPFAETKELIAGFWLWRVKSLDEAVEWAKRIPAIEGQETEVELRQVFDAEDFGEAFTPELHDQEARLREEVERQRA; this is encoded by the coding sequence ATGCGAGTGATGGTGATCCTAAAGGCCAATCAGCAGTCCGAGTCGGGACAGATGCCCAGCACGAAGGAGCTCGCCGAGATGGGCGCCTTCAACGAAGAGCTGGTGAAGGCGGGCGTCATGCTCGACGGCGAAGGTCTCCACCCGAGTGTCCGGGGAAAACGCGTGCGCTTCGCCGGTGGTCGGACGACCGTGCTCGACGGTCCGTTCGCCGAGACGAAGGAGCTGATCGCCGGCTTCTGGCTCTGGCGCGTGAAGTCTCTCGACGAGGCGGTGGAGTGGGCGAAGCGCATCCCCGCCATCGAAGGCCAGGAGACGGAGGTCGAGCTCCGGCAGGTCTTCGACGCCGAGGACTTCGGCGAGGCGTTCACGCCCGAGCTGCACGATCAGGAGGCCCGCCTGCGCGAAGAGGTCGAGCGGCAGAGGGCGTAG
- a CDS encoding YciI family protein yields the protein MRFMMLMIPKGYETAKPGVMPSPEAVAAMMKYNESLQKAGVLLALDGLHPPSMGARVTFSGGKPKVIDGPFPEAKEVIGGYWMIDVKSKEEAIEWARRCPGGDNEMIEVRQVQEFADFPEDVQKEISADLGKK from the coding sequence ATGCGATTCATGATGCTGATGATCCCGAAGGGCTACGAGACGGCGAAGCCGGGCGTCATGCCGAGCCCCGAGGCCGTGGCCGCGATGATGAAGTACAACGAGTCCCTCCAGAAGGCAGGCGTGCTCCTGGCGCTGGACGGGCTGCATCCGCCCTCGATGGGCGCACGGGTGACGTTCTCCGGCGGCAAGCCCAAGGTCATCGACGGTCCGTTCCCGGAGGCCAAGGAGGTCATCGGCGGCTACTGGATGATCGACGTCAAGTCGAAGGAGGAGGCCATCGAGTGGGCCCGCCGCTGCCCCGGTGGCGACAACGAGATGATCGAGGTCCGCCAGGTGCAGGAGTTCGCCGACTTCCCCGAGGACGTGCAGAAGGAGATCTCGGCCGACCTCGGCAAGAAGTAG
- a CDS encoding RNA polymerase sigma factor: MGSDGVRKAIEAIWRIESARIVGALVRMVRDVGAAEDMAQEALVTAMERWPEAGIPDNPGAWLLATARNRAIDELRRRGLRERKQGAMADAEPAVFEEDLASRIDEDVGDDRLRLIFVACHPVLSKDARVALTLRLVGGLSTAEIARAFLAPEPTIAQRIVRAKRTLAEARVPFEVPTGPDRAERLASVLEVIYLVFNEGYTATEGDDWMRPELCGDALRLGRILAALVPDDPEVLGLVALMELHASRARARVGPRGEPILLLDQDRSRWDHLLIRRGLAALDRAEALGGSLGPYALQAAIGACHARARSADQTDWARIVALYDGLVELTGSPVVELNRAVAVSMAFGPAAGLELLEPLASEPSMQRYHLLPSVRGDLLMKLGRFEEARAELERAAFLASNAKERALLLARAKACRGP; the protein is encoded by the coding sequence ATGGGCTCCGACGGCGTTCGCAAGGCGATCGAGGCGATCTGGCGGATCGAGTCCGCCCGGATCGTGGGCGCCCTCGTCCGGATGGTGCGGGACGTCGGCGCCGCCGAGGATATGGCGCAAGAGGCGCTCGTGACGGCGATGGAGCGGTGGCCGGAGGCCGGGATCCCGGACAACCCGGGGGCATGGCTCCTGGCGACTGCGCGGAATCGGGCGATCGACGAGCTGCGCCGCCGAGGCCTTCGGGAGCGCAAGCAAGGCGCGATGGCCGACGCCGAGCCCGCCGTCTTCGAAGAGGATCTCGCCTCGCGGATCGACGAGGACGTAGGCGACGATCGGCTCCGGCTGATCTTCGTCGCCTGCCATCCGGTCTTGTCGAAGGACGCCCGGGTCGCGCTCACGCTGCGGCTGGTGGGCGGCCTGAGCACCGCGGAGATCGCGAGAGCCTTCCTCGCCCCGGAGCCCACGATCGCCCAGCGGATCGTGCGCGCGAAGCGGACGCTCGCCGAGGCGCGGGTGCCCTTCGAGGTCCCCACCGGCCCCGATCGCGCCGAGCGCCTCGCGTCGGTCCTCGAGGTGATCTACCTCGTCTTCAACGAGGGTTATACGGCGACCGAAGGCGACGACTGGATGCGCCCCGAGCTCTGTGGCGACGCCCTTCGCCTGGGCCGAATCCTCGCCGCGCTCGTGCCGGACGATCCAGAAGTGCTCGGCCTCGTCGCGCTGATGGAGCTTCACGCGTCGAGGGCGAGGGCCCGAGTCGGTCCGAGGGGAGAGCCCATCCTCCTCCTCGATCAGGATCGATCGCGATGGGATCATCTGCTCATCCGTCGCGGGCTCGCCGCCCTGGACCGCGCCGAGGCCCTCGGCGGATCGCTGGGGCCCTATGCGCTGCAGGCTGCCATCGGCGCGTGCCACGCCCGGGCGAGATCGGCGGATCAGACCGACTGGGCCCGCATCGTCGCTCTCTACGACGGGCTCGTCGAGCTCACGGGATCGCCGGTGGTGGAGCTGAACCGGGCCGTGGCGGTATCGATGGCCTTCGGCCCTGCCGCGGGCCTGGAGCTCCTGGAGCCGCTGGCCTCGGAGCCTTCGATGCAGCGCTACCACCTGCTGCCGAGCGTGCGGGGCGATCTCCTCATGAAGCTCGGGCGCTTCGAGGAGGCCCGCGCCGAGCTCGAGAGGGCCGCCTTCCTCGCGTCGAACGCGAAGGAACGGGCGCTGCTCCTCGCGCGGGCGAAGGCGTGCCGTGGGCCGTGA
- a CDS encoding DNA glycosylase AlkZ-like family protein yields MDASVLRAWWSARQGLDGSLDGASPAQVLERSGWARSVAGVGPYLTLFSRAGTSREEADAAVQRLEIHELPSARGCTYVVPSRDFAIALKASQAFADAPMRPARKLGVTDREIDALCDGVIEALAKGPLDPDELREATGGLSRSLGEEGKKKGIGTTLPLALGKLQSLGEIRRLPVNGRLDQQRYRYAKWDRNPLKAYRGSVDDAQLEVASRFFRWVGPATVGELQWFLSLGVKASKELVARLELVPMEPGSERLLFPDDADALRAFVPPKKAQPVLVSSLDAISATRRDVRTLLDDADLERTVALDRAVGTLGGLSDLPSHAILDRGRLVGLWEYDVESESIVWASFVGKSRALEEAVAKTESYVREQLGDARSFSLDSPKSRAPRIEALRKMRA; encoded by the coding sequence ATGGATGCGAGCGTGCTTCGTGCGTGGTGGTCCGCCCGGCAGGGCCTCGACGGCTCCCTGGACGGGGCCAGCCCGGCCCAGGTGCTGGAGCGCTCCGGCTGGGCGCGCTCCGTCGCCGGCGTCGGGCCGTACCTCACCCTCTTCTCCCGCGCGGGCACGAGCCGCGAGGAGGCCGACGCCGCGGTCCAGCGCCTCGAGATCCACGAGCTGCCGTCGGCGCGGGGCTGCACCTACGTCGTCCCCTCTCGCGACTTCGCGATCGCGCTCAAGGCCAGCCAGGCCTTCGCCGACGCGCCCATGCGTCCGGCGCGCAAGCTGGGCGTCACCGACCGCGAGATCGACGCGCTCTGCGACGGCGTCATCGAAGCGCTCGCCAAAGGTCCCCTCGATCCCGACGAGCTTCGGGAGGCCACGGGCGGCCTCTCCCGCAGCCTGGGCGAAGAGGGCAAGAAGAAGGGCATCGGGACCACCCTCCCCCTCGCGCTGGGCAAGCTCCAGTCCCTCGGCGAGATCCGGAGGCTCCCGGTGAACGGGCGCCTCGACCAGCAGCGCTACCGGTACGCAAAGTGGGATCGGAATCCACTGAAGGCGTACCGCGGCTCCGTCGACGACGCGCAGCTCGAGGTGGCGAGCCGGTTCTTCCGCTGGGTTGGCCCGGCGACCGTCGGCGAGCTCCAGTGGTTCCTCTCACTCGGTGTGAAGGCGAGCAAGGAGCTCGTCGCCCGCCTCGAGCTGGTGCCGATGGAGCCGGGCAGCGAGCGCCTCCTCTTCCCGGACGACGCCGACGCCCTGCGCGCGTTCGTCCCGCCGAAGAAGGCGCAGCCCGTGCTGGTGAGCAGCCTCGACGCGATCTCCGCCACGCGCCGCGACGTGCGGACCCTCCTCGACGACGCCGATCTCGAGCGGACGGTGGCCCTCGATCGGGCGGTCGGGACCCTCGGCGGACTCTCGGATCTGCCCAGCCACGCAATCCTCGATCGGGGCCGGCTCGTGGGCCTCTGGGAGTACGACGTCGAGTCGGAGTCGATCGTCTGGGCCTCGTTCGTGGGCAAGAGCCGCGCCCTCGAGGAAGCGGTGGCGAAGACCGAGAGCTACGTGCGCGAGCAGCTCGGCGACGCGCGCTCCTTCAGCCTCGACAGCCCGAAGAGCCGGGCACCCAGGATCGAAGCGCTGCGGAAGATGCGGGCGTAG
- a CDS encoding DODA-type extradiol aromatic ring-opening family dioxygenase: MSDEHDEGITRRKLLATGLAAGAAGLAGLSLATPGKGEKSAARPERMPVVFLPHGGGPWPFVDIGFGTPAELDELAAYLRSVSEVPKTKPTALLVISAHWEERVPTVSTAERPPMLYDYYGFPPESYELQWPAPGSPALAARVRELLGGAGFETAANPTRGYDHGTFVPLKLAYPNADVPTVQLSLRRDLDPEVHLAMGRALAPLRDEGVFIVGSGMTFHDLRSFGPRGGPASETFDAWLREATTRSRPERDRLLADWTSAPMARRAHPREEHLLPLMVVAGAAGDDQGVVAYNGSFASARLSAYHFG, encoded by the coding sequence ATGTCCGACGAGCACGACGAAGGGATCACGCGGAGAAAATTGCTGGCCACCGGCCTGGCCGCAGGCGCTGCAGGCCTTGCCGGCCTCTCGCTCGCCACCCCGGGCAAGGGTGAAAAGAGCGCCGCGCGCCCCGAGCGGATGCCGGTAGTCTTCCTTCCCCACGGCGGCGGACCCTGGCCCTTCGTGGACATCGGTTTCGGCACGCCCGCCGAGCTCGACGAGCTGGCCGCCTACCTCCGCTCCGTGAGCGAGGTGCCGAAGACGAAGCCCACCGCGCTCCTCGTGATCTCCGCCCACTGGGAGGAGCGCGTGCCCACGGTGTCGACCGCCGAGAGGCCGCCGATGCTCTACGACTACTACGGCTTCCCGCCGGAGTCGTACGAGCTCCAGTGGCCGGCCCCCGGGAGCCCGGCGCTGGCGGCGCGAGTACGGGAGCTCCTCGGCGGCGCCGGCTTCGAGACCGCCGCGAACCCCACGCGCGGCTACGACCACGGCACCTTCGTGCCGCTCAAGCTCGCCTATCCGAACGCCGACGTCCCCACGGTCCAGCTCTCCCTGCGGCGCGACCTCGATCCCGAGGTGCACCTGGCGATGGGCCGGGCGCTGGCGCCGCTGCGGGACGAGGGCGTCTTCATCGTCGGCAGCGGCATGACCTTCCACGACCTGCGCAGCTTCGGACCCCGAGGCGGCCCCGCGTCGGAGACCTTCGACGCCTGGCTTCGGGAGGCGACCACCAGGAGCCGGCCAGAGCGCGACCGCCTCCTGGCGGATTGGACCAGCGCCCCGATGGCGCGGCGCGCGCACCCGCGAGAGGAGCACCTCCTTCCGCTGATGGTGGTCGCCGGAGCGGCGGGCGACGACCAGGGCGTGGTCGCCTACAACGGCAGCTTCGCGAGCGCGCGTCTCTCCGCCTATCACTTCGGGTGA
- a CDS encoding YHS domain-containing protein yields the protein MLYDPICGRKVSAGSSGVICVEYKKRKYYFCSEGCRASFQREAERIRLHELARVGALLSSGKVRWGMA from the coding sequence ATGCTCTACGATCCAATCTGCGGAAGGAAGGTGAGCGCCGGCAGCTCCGGCGTCATCTGCGTCGAGTACAAGAAGCGCAAGTACTACTTCTGCTCGGAGGGCTGCCGCGCGTCCTTCCAGCGCGAGGCGGAGCGGATCCGCCTTCACGAGCTCGCCCGGGTGGGCGCGCTGCTCTCCAGCGGAAAGGTCCGCTGGGGCATGGCGTGA
- a CDS encoding cupin domain-containing protein has translation MIHFDVHQEKGERFKLVKTTDRTQLAMMTLPPGGSSVNEDGNTSSDQVVYVVEGRIELAIGDDTRELRAGEGAVIPAASPYRMKVIGRRSASLFNIYGPPAFPAEEEARAEAYTGAGLGRHDYGSSG, from the coding sequence GTGATCCACTTCGACGTTCACCAGGAAAAAGGCGAGCGCTTCAAGCTCGTGAAGACCACCGATCGGACGCAGCTCGCGATGATGACGCTCCCGCCGGGGGGGTCGTCGGTCAACGAGGACGGCAACACGTCGAGCGATCAGGTCGTCTATGTGGTGGAGGGCCGGATCGAGCTCGCCATCGGCGACGACACCCGCGAGCTCCGGGCAGGAGAAGGCGCGGTGATCCCGGCAGCCAGCCCGTACCGCATGAAGGTAATCGGCCGCCGCTCCGCCTCGCTCTTCAACATCTACGGCCCCCCCGCCTTTCCGGCGGAGGAGGAGGCCAGGGCGGAGGCGTACACGGGCGCGGGCCTGGGTCGCCACGACTACGGCTCGTCGGGCTGA
- a CDS encoding outer membrane beta-barrel protein, with amino-acid sequence MRNTICLLLALGLPCFASAQEAPEAEVRAESPPAGTGLSVEGGISLVVHQDPLRVASPTAAAWSLRLGYDLGRHLGLSRGILFDAGLLWSTTSSDEGTRDMRVSRTLDAFALPLRFGLSPDLPGFPLRLSPYLTAGPAATIVSVDYAVNDPLGRGPTGESQSALQWGAAYGVGLGLSLRDAGAFRPVGRLELTNMHRSYYSDFAATFGLGFEI; translated from the coding sequence ATGAGAAACACGATTTGTCTCCTCCTCGCCCTCGGCCTCCCCTGCTTCGCGTCCGCGCAGGAGGCTCCCGAGGCAGAGGTGCGTGCCGAGAGCCCACCCGCCGGGACCGGGCTCTCCGTGGAAGGCGGGATCTCGCTGGTCGTTCATCAGGATCCCCTCCGAGTCGCTTCGCCGACGGCGGCTGCGTGGAGCCTTCGGCTCGGCTACGACCTGGGCCGCCACCTGGGCCTGTCGCGGGGCATCCTCTTCGACGCGGGGCTGCTCTGGAGCACGACATCCAGCGACGAAGGAACCCGGGACATGCGCGTCTCCCGGACGCTCGACGCCTTCGCGCTTCCCCTTCGCTTCGGCCTTTCGCCGGATCTGCCGGGATTCCCGCTGCGATTGTCGCCGTACCTGACCGCAGGACCTGCCGCCACGATCGTCTCCGTCGATTACGCGGTGAACGATCCTCTCGGCAGGGGCCCGACCGGAGAGTCGCAATCGGCGCTCCAGTGGGGAGCGGCCTACGGCGTTGGCCTCGGCCTCTCCCTGCGCGACGCAGGGGCCTTCCGCCCGGTGGGCCGCCTGGAGCTGACGAATATGCACCGCTCCTACTACTCGGATTTCGCCGCCACCTTCGGCCTCGGTTTCGAGATCTAA